Part of the Bacillus sp. N1-1 genome, CATGTAGAAGTACCGGAAGAATTCAATAACGTACAATTTGAACAGTTTTTACCTTTTCATCTAACTGATGCCGCTATTTCAAGCCATAGATGGGAAGGAATATTAATTCATACTTCTGATGAAAAAGTCATTGGCACGATGGGATATAACAATTTAGAAGCGACAAACAATCTTGAAGTTGGGTATCAATTAATTCCTGACTATCGTAATAAAGGGTACGCCATTGAAATGGCTAGTGCTCTCGTTAGCTGGGCTTTTCCGGATAAGGAAAGTAATGAGGATAAAGAAGAGATGAATAACGTGATGGACCGCATTGGTTTATCTAAATTAACAGTGGAATCGCATCTCCTAAAAAACAAAATTGATAAAGAAAAGTTTATAAAAGAAAATGAATATATGTAAAACCCTGCCGATGCAGGGTTTTTTTGTAGGTGATTAAAAATCTGCTCACCATATTCTGAAATTTCCTCTTCATTCAGCAGACTCCGGTGTTAATGGCTCAACTAATCAGGGTAATTACTTAATGAAATGACGTGAAATATCAAACAATATCAAAACTATCACATATTTAGGAAATCACCGTCACCTCTCGTTAAAATAAGACTATAAACAAATCAAAGGGGAGAAAGGGTGACCGATACATGGGTTACTATGATAATAATGAAACAAGAATGAAACAAACGAAAAGTGGAAGGAACTGGTTTATTCCGAGTACGTTCGGTGCCATTGTAGGAGCATCCATCATGCTTGTTGCTGCGCCTTATGTGTCTAACACGGATCAGTCATCAACGAATCAAGCCGCGGTTACAACAGCTAGTGGTAATGTAGAAACCTCAAATGTGGCTTATAACGTTTCCTCTGATATTACCTCAGCTGTACAAAAAGCACAGGATGCAGTAGTGAGTATCACAAGCTATCAAAGCCAAAATAGTGGGTTTTCTTTAGAAGATCCTTCGGGTCAATCAGGGCAAGCAGCATCGTCAGGGTCTGGAGTGATTTATAAGAATGAAGGTGGTAAGGCTTATGTTGTGACAAATAATCACGTAGTGGAAGGCGCCTCTTCGGTAGAAGTTACGTTAAGTAATGAAAAAAAGGCTGAAGCAAAGGTACTTGGAACAGATGCCCTAATGGATTTAGCTGTTTTAGAAATTGATGCAAAAGATGTTGAGGCCGTTGCAGAAATCGGTTCCTCATCCAAATTACAAACTGGGGAACCTGCCATTGCAGTCGGTAATCCATTAGGATTCCTCGAAGGGTCTGTTACTCAGGGAATTATTAGTAATCCGAGCCGTACAATTCCGGTCGATCTTGACCAGAACGGTCAACCTGATTACGAAGCAGATGTGATTCAAACGGATGCATCAATTAATCCAGGCAACAGCGGTGGTGCATTGATAAATATTAAAGGGCAACTAATTGGTATTAACTCGTCAAAAATTGCAGAGGAAACAGTAGAAGGAATAGGATTTGCAATCCCGATTGATGATGCACAGCCGATCATTGAGGAGCTTGAAATGACTGGGGAAGTGAAACGTCCTGTAATGGGTGTAACACCTGCTTCATTAGCAGAAGTACCAACGCAATATTGGACTGGCACGCTTAACCTTCCGGAAGATGTAGAAAGTGGAGTCGTATTAATGGGAATTGCGCCTAACTCACCTGCTTCAGAAGCAGGTTTAAAAGAAGGGGACGTAGTAGTGAAGCTGGATGATACAGAAGTAAAAGACTCAGCAGCGCTACGGAAGTATTTATATTCGAATAAAGAAGTTGGGGACAAAATGGAAGTAACGTTCTATCGTGATGGCCAACAGAAAACCGTAACAATGACATTAGCGAATCAAAATGGATTGTAAACGAAAAACCCTCTGGATTATGCATCCAGGGGGTTTTGGTTGTTTACTTGCTGTTTTGTATCAGTCAATCTTGTAAGAAAATAAAAAACTGGCGTGTCTAAAAGAGCCAGAGCCATTTTAATGACAAATTGAGAGAGGACCATCACCCATAGGTTAGGAACAGTCCCTGCAAAGGCAATCGTAATAAAAATAGTTGTATCTAAAAGCTGTGAAGTAAATGTACTTACATTATTACGTAGCCATTTATGCTTGTCGGAAGTTCGCTTCTTTAACAGAGAGAAGACATAGACATCAACGTGTTGAGACACGAGGTACGCTGCAAGACTTGCTAGAACAAACCTGTAGTTTTGACCTAGTAAAATTTCATAAGCAGCCTGGGTATCGGCTGCGAATGGCGCTACTGGAAGAAGCATACCAAGATAGATCATGATACTTGCGAAAATCTGAGCGATAAAGCCGTACTGAACCGTTCGTTTTGCTTCTTCTTTACCGTATTTTTCGTGAATGATATCTGTGAAAAGAAACGAAAAGGCATACATCACAACGGCCGCTGGGATGACGAAGCTTCCGATCATCACCACTTTTCCTGCTAGGACGTTTGCGATCACAATCGAGGTCGCAAACAGAACATTAAACAGGACAAGATTTCGGTCGATGAATTGATTTTTCATCTTATTGCGTTGCTTTCTCACGAATGGCTGTCGTTTTAAGTTCGATACCGCCACGAGCTGATTGATAAACCGTAATGGTTACTTTTAAAGGGTCAATTGCGTATACGATATCGTCTGCAATGCGTGCAGCGAGCGTCTCGCAGAAGCTTCCTTCGTCACGATAAGACCAGAGATAAAATTTCAGAGATTTAGACTCGATGCATTTCTCATCAGGTACGTAAGAAATCTCAACTCGACCAAAGTCAGGTTGTCCTGTTTTAGGGCATACCGCTGTAAATTCAAGTGCATTAAACGTAATTTCTTGAACGTTCGGTGCATCGAATGATTCGTTTTTTATCACTTCTCTTGCTTGTTCCACACTCTCTGGGCGAGGCATCGGACCAGAAGAGGGTAGCCAAGCTTTATCCATATTATTCATTAATAATCCTCCTTTAGTTTTGATGAAGCAGGAAGGTTACGAACTGCTGTCATTCAACGTTGTCTATTATAACAGAGGAACTTTCCAATGCGAAGTTGGAAGTTCAGGCCAAATTTATTAGTTTAGCTTTTAACATAAAGGGAAAGTAAAAAAATAGCTAAGTAAACTAAGAAAGATAATAGGAGGAATCATCATGCAAACAACGACTACGACAGTGAATAAGGAAAAGAATGGTAAGCTTGTAAAAGGGATTTTGGTAGGTGCTATTGTAGGTGGCGCGGTAGCGATGCTTGACTCAACAACGAGAAATAAAGTGAGATCATCAGCGGGCACGTTCAAGGACTCTTCCAAAGGATTTTATACTCGTGTGAAAGAAAACCCAGGCGAAGTGAAAGACGACTGGATGGATCGCATTCAATCAGCTTCTTCTGTTCTTAAAGAAGCTATGAATGATGCTCAGTCCCTTTATGAAAAGGTGAATGATGATGTGGTAGATCAGGTGAACCAAGTGAAAGAAGATTCAACTGAAGTTCTTTCTTCAGCAAAAGAAGCGAGTGAAGATTTAAAGGACATCGGAAGTAAAGTGAAGGATGCTGGACAGGAAGTAACAGATTCAAATGAGAGTGAATATGAACCAACAAACATTCCTGGCAGTGAAACACGCACACCTGGTAGCACGTCAGTGAACCCGAAGACTTCTCCAAATACAAAGCTTTAATTTAGAGAGCCCGTTAAATTCAGCTTATCATGAAAAAGACTTCCGCAAATTGCGGAAGTCTTTTTTTTTACGAAATGTAAGACGCACCAATGATAATTAAAAGAATAAATAAAACTACGATTAACGCGAAACCTTGACCGTATCCATATCCACTCATCGTTGTTCCTCCCGTCAATATGTGTCGCTTCTTTACTAACGTATGTAGGAGGTAAGACATCGGGACTTAGGCGAATGCCCTTTTTTGGGTGTGAAGGCTAAATGGTACGCATCGCTACTGCAGGATAATCAGTAAATATTGCCGAACATCCTGCTTTTTTGAGCGCAGCTATTTGATGAGGATCATTGACAGTAAAAGCACGAACAGGGATACCACGCTTATGTGTATTTGTTATAAAATACTCATCAATCGCACCCCACTCAATGTGGATACTGTTGGCACCAACTCGTTGAAGATAATCCCACGGCTCAACTAACTTTTCCATGAGTAGAATGGCGGTTTCAACTTTGCTGGTTTTTTGAGCGAGACGCTGAATACTATAGTGATTAAAGGAAGAGATAATGGTTCGATCACAAAGCTGATAATGTGTAAGCAAATCAAGTACCTTTTTTTCTAGATGTTCATAAGGAAAGAGACCATTTTTAAGCTCAATATTTAAAATGAGGGAGGTGGAAGTGATCCATTCTAGAACGCTTTTTAATGAAGGGATAGAAGTGCCCTGGAATCGATTTGAGAAAGCTTGACCGGCGTCTAGTCGAACTAAATCTTCGTATAGGAAGTCTTTTACAAAACCAATACCATTTGTCGTTCGCTCTAGTTGTTCATCATGAATCACAACAGGTACAAGGTCTTTTGTTAATTGAACATCGAGCTCGATTCCTTGAGCACCAGCTTTATGAGCCGCCTGAAAGGATAGAAGTGTATTTTCAGGATGTGTTCCTGACGAACCTCTATGTCCATAAATGTGGAAAAAAGACATAAGTCACCTCTCTTTAGCTAAGGTTGAATGATCTATGTATGGTATTCGCGCTTTAGTAGGGATTTCCTTTGTGGTTTCTGCTTCTAAGCTTCTCCCCCTATTCGAATAAAAAAGTCATGCGCTAGGGTTGCATACATGTTAGTGAAAAGAAAGGAGGAGGAATTTTTTGTTTAAGGGATTTGAATTACCAGAAGCACACGCTCATTATTTTAGAGGGAATTTGGAAGAGCGGTTTAATCATCATCATTTTCAGATTTTAGGATTCAGTTTTCCTATAAACGGCAGCTCTTTTGATCAGCATGTTCATCGAATTGAAGGGTTAACGATAGAGGAGGAGGGCCATCAACATCGCTATAATGTCGAATCTGGACCACCCATTTTATTAGCAAAGGGTGGTCATTATCATAAGTTTAGCGGAGAAACGGTGTCAAAAGAAAACCATGAACATTATTTTTCGGGAGAAACGAGTCTTCCTTTAGGGAATTATCCCTTAAATTGGTGAGAGGCGATGCAGCTGCATCGCCTCTTTTACATTTTAATTTCGCGCTTGTTTTGGTAAAACGTAAATGCAAGTGCGCCTATTAATATTGTCCCTTTAATTATATCCTGAGCATAGTAAGGAACATTTAACATTGTTAATCCATTTAGTAGAATGCCGATCAATACCGCCCCTACAAATGTACCGAGTGCGTTTGGCTTACCAGCGCCGAGTACAGAGTAGCCAATTAATGCTGCAGCCACACCATCCATTAGCAGTGGGGCGCCGGCAGAAACCTGCCCTGTACCTATACGAGATGCTAGTACAATGCCAGCAATACTAGCAAACAAGCCACTTAATACATATGCGAGTGTACGGTATCGCTGCACAGCAACTCCTGAAAGCCTTGCTGCTTCGCGATTACTTCCTGTCATATAAAGCAATCGACCAGCACGCGTATACGTAAGAAAAAGGTGAACCAATATTACACAACAAATCATAAAAATAGCGGGGAACGGGACGCCTGCTATTTCCCCTTGTCCAATAAAAAGAAAAGAGGGGATAAACTTGCCTGGTGCCGTTGTACCGTCATCCATTGGCATATTATTGTAGATTGAAAAGCCTTTTGTGTAAGTTAATTGAATTCCGTTTACAATATACATAACAGCAAGTGTTGCAAGAAGATCAGGGATTCTGATTTTGATTGTAATGAATGCGTTGATTAAACCAATGACTATTCCTAATATGATAGGAATAAGAAGGGCGACAAGAAGCTCCTGTCTATACCAGACGAGGGAGGCAGCACTTGCAATGGTTGCTAAACTAACCGTCGATCCAACTGAAAGGTCAAATCCTCCTACAATAAGTGTAAATGTTACCCCGAGTGCAACAAGCGTAACAATCGAGATGGACCGAAGAATATCAGCGAAATTACTATAAGTAAGAAACCGATCGTTCAGAATGGTGAAACTTACTATAAGAGCTAATATCACGAGCAGGGTGCCGTATTTAACAAAAAAATGAACTATTTTATTTTTAAAAGGTGTGACGAGAGCATTTTGTTTCTGTGTATGTGCTAATTCAGCTGCTGATTTCAATAGTTGTACCTCCTGTTGCTGCTTGCATAATGGCTGATTGATTCATGTTATCACCAGTTAAGGTCGCTGTGATTTCTCCGTCATACATGACAAGGATTTTATCGGATATCTCGAGAAGCTCATCGATTTCACTGGAAAAATAGAGGATTCCTTTTCCTTCATCAGCGAGTTGCTTTATGAGAGCCAATACCTCAGTTTTAGCTTTAACGTCGATGCCTTTGGTAGGTTCATCAAATAGGAATACGTTTCGGTCTTCATCTAACCACTTTCCGATTGAAGCTTTTTGTTGATTTCCTCCACTCAGATGATGAATCGGTTGTTGAGTAGAAGCAGCTTTTATACCAAGCTTATTAATTTGGTCGGACGAATAATTTTCTTCTTTCTTTCGATTAAGTAAGCCATTTTTTGAGTGACGGCGTAATGAAGGGAGGGTTAAATTCTCTGATAACGAAAAATCCAGTAAAATCCCTGTTTTTCTTCTTTCTTCAGGTATTAGGCAAACACCCGCATTAATGGCGTCACTAGGAGAGCGAAAACGATACGTGCGATTATGAAGGTGAATCTTCCCTTTTTGAGGCTTTGAGGCGCCAAATAAGGCTAAGGCGGTTTCGGATTTACCAGCACCTACAAGTCCTGCGACGCCTATGATTTCTCCATGATTTAATTCCAAATTGATGTTTTTTCCAGTCTCAGGAACATGCACATTCTCAGCTCGAAATAACGTGTGGTTTAATACTTGTCTTTTTCGTTCTTTCTTCTTTCCAATCGCTGAACCAAGCATATTGGTAATAATCTCATCGGCTGATACCGCTTTTGTCTCAGCTGTGAGGTGAACTTTACCATCACGTAAAATCGTAAATCGGTCGCTAATTTCTTCTATTTCAGGCATACGGTGAGAAATATAGATAATACCGACACCTTTCTTTTTTAACTTGTTAATCAGGTAAAATAAGAGTTGTGTTTCTTCTATGCTAAGTGGCGCGGTAGGTTCATCAAGGATTAAGTATTGAACATCATGAGCCATTGCCCGAGCAATCAGTATCAGTTGTTTTTCCGAGAGTGTGCAATCGGAAGCAAGCTTATCTGGATTCAAAGGGATCCCGAGTGTCGCTAGTAATTGCTTTGTTTTTTTGCGCTCTTTTTTAGAAGAGTAAAGTTTAAAGGGAGATTGATTTAAGGAATCAGCCCAAATATTTTCTGCTACCGAAAGGGCAGGAAAAAGAGCCGTATCGACTTCTTGTACAACAATGCCAATGCCTGCTTTTTTTGCATCAGAAGGGGTTCGAATTGATAAGGGTTGCCCGTTATATGAAATTGAACCACTGTCCCGTTCATAGTCCCCACAGACAATTTTCATAAGCGTACTTTTGCCTGCTCCGTTTGTACCTAGTAAGGCGTGCACCTCACCGGCATGAATCGTGAGTGATACGTTTTTTAATACAGTCGTACTGCCAAATGATTTAGAAATATTTTTAATCGTTAATTGATTCATTTAGCGTCTGCCTCTTCAACGAGCTTTTCCATCCAAGGTGATGTGGCAGCGTCAGATGATCCCCATCCCTCAACGTATTCCCCAAGCTCATCCATGGAGATCGTTTCTTCAGGTAAATCAGACTGCTTTACAAGATGAGGATCAAGTGAAAAGATTTCAGGTGTATCTTCTTCAGCGATTTTTTGATAAGCAAACCGAACTTGAACACGTCCAACTTCAGCTGGATCAGTTGCAGCAGAAGATAGCCACGGACTATTTTCCTTCTGCATCATTTGGAGGTCTTCATCACTCATATCAATGCCATAAACCTTGATTTCGTCTCTGCCTGCTTGCTCAATCGCTCTAGTCGCGCCTTTAGCAAATTCATCCCATGGAGCAAATACAGCGTCAATGTCTCCTTTGTTTGGGTATTGCTTTAGAATCGTTTCCATTTGTGTTTGGGTATCAAGAGCTGTATTAGCGCTTGCTGTGCCGAACTTCGCGATTTCTTTTATTCCTGGATATCGCTCCTGGAATGCCTCGTAAATGGCATTTCGGCGTTCCATCGGTGCAAATCCGCCTACCCAAACGTACACAATATTGCCTTCCCCATTTAAATCTTGAGCAAGTGTTTTTAACGTATCCCAGGCGAGACTGTAGTCATCCTGGTCGATGACGGTTACGCCAGGTACGTTAATATCACTGTCAAAGACAACAACAGGAATTCCTTGCCCCACTGCTTTTTTTACTCCTGCTTCAAGAGCATCTGCTCGGCCGTGATCGATTAAAATGGCATCGACATCCTGATTGATCGCTGTATCAAGGTGTGTCGCCATTTTCGAAAGGTCATTATCGGCATTATATACCTGGACACTTCCTCCAAACTTTTCAACCTGATCTTCAACCCCTTTGACATATTGGGAAGAGAATGTTCCAAGAGAAGCTTGCATAATCGCAGCAATTTTTATCGGTTTTTGCACCTCTTCTGGAATGTCAGATGAAGTTTGCGATGTTTCTTCTTGAGTTTTTGAGGCAGTCTCACTTGTTTCATTATTGCTTGCTTCAGTTTCACTTACAGCATCTTGCTCACTTGTGCATGCTGCAAGAACGAAGAGAAGAAGGATGGATAAAATAAGTCCTAAACGTTTCATGAATGTACCTCCGTAATTTCATTGTCTGGTAAACCAAGATGAGCAAGGTTTTCCTCGTAGGGTGTTCGAATGATGCCGTGTTCGGTAATGATTCCTTTGATTAAGTGATGTGGTGTTACGTCAAATGCAGGATTGAAAATTTCAATGTTTTCAGCAGCGACGCGCTCTCCCTGATAGTGTGTGATTTCTTTTGAATCACGCTCCTCAATCGGAATGGCATCTCCATTAGGAATCGAATAGTCAATCGTTGAGATAGGTGCTGCAATATAAAAGGGAACATTGTAAGCCTGAGCGATATGAGCAAGACCGAGCGTACCGATTTTGTTAGCAGTGTCTCCATTTGCGGCGATTCGATCCGCACCGACTATAACCGCAGCGATTTTCTTTGTTTTTAAGACGTGCGCTGCCATGCTATCCGTAATAAGCGTTACGTCGATACCGGCACGTTCAAGTTCCCATGCGGTTAGTCGAGCACCCTGGAGAACGGGTCTCGTTTCCGTTGCAATCGCGGAAATCGTTAGACCGTTTTGCTTAGCCAAGTGGAGCGGAGCAAGGGCCGTTCCATATTTTGCTGTTGCAATTCCTCCTGCGTTGCAGTGGGTGAGAATGGTATCTCCGTCCTTCAATAGTTTAAGACCGTGTTCTCCGATGCGTTGACAGACAAGTTCATCTTCTTTATGGATAAGTAACGCTTCATGAAGAATCGCGTCTTTCATTTTTTCGACAGTTGATAAAGGAAGAGTAACTCGAACAATGCGATCAATCGCCCACGAGAGATTCACGGCAGTTGGGCGAGAAGATGAGAGGTATTCTCCTTGTTTAAGTAACTCTGCTTTAAAAGTTGATGGTTCGTTTGTTTCTGCGTGTTGACTCCAGAGGACAAGACCATACGCAGCCGCAATTCCAATCGCTGGTGCACCGCGGACGACGAGAGCAGATATGCTATTCCAAACATCTTCGATCGCCGTCTGTTTGAGATAGCTTTCTTGATGTGGTAACTTGCGCTGATCAAGCAGTAAGAGATGATCCCCTTTCCACTGAAGAGATGAGATGACAGTCATTTAAACGACCTCCTTAATCGTTTCAATGTAATCTTTAATCGAATTGATGTTTTTTCGATTTAAAATGAGTTTTTTTCCAAGTGTTAAAGCTCTTCTTTCTACAGCCAGTTTTACTTCTGGATCAGTAATCGTCTCAATTTCTTCTACATGAGCAAGTCCAATCGTTCTTCGGATAATTTTACAACCAGCAAAACCAATACTATCGACAAAAATAGACTGAAGATGAGTATTGAGATAACCTCTGGAATAGCGGTTATCTTCTGAAAGGTGGGTGTCCCAGAGGGAACGGAACGTAGAGTCAAATACGGTCCAAACTTCAGTGATAACACCAAAGAGATATGCCAGATATCCGTCTTTTTCTTTCTCGGTTCGATGAGCTTCCTGGGAGAGAATGCTAAGCGTAATATTGGCAATAAAAGCCCCAACATCAAATCCCGCTGGGCCATAGAAAGCAAATTCAGGATCGATTACTTTTGTTGAACCCTCCGTTACGAATAGGCTACCTGTATGCAAATCCCCGTGTATCAACGCCTCTCCTTTTGTTAGAAAGGAATGTTTAAGCGAAGCAACTTCAGTTAGGAAGTCTTGATCTTCCCACAAAATTTCAACATCTGGTCGAAGCTCTTCTGTAAATGCGTTACTTTCAGCATTGTAGAAGGGGTCTGAAAATACGAGACTTTCCGTGATTGCGCATAAATCTGGATTGCTAAACCGTTTAGCAAGCTCTTTCTTTTTTGCAGAACCAAGACCGTAGTCAGAGGTGAAAAAGAGCGTGTGAGCGAGGTAAGTCCCGACATTTCTTGCAAGCTCAGGGTAGACACGTCCTTCAATAAGTCCTTTGCGCAAAATCGTATGCGATGATAAATCTTCCATCACTGTTGCCGCTTTTTCTGAGTCGTGCAAATAAACAACTGGGGAAAATTCAGGAACAAGCGAATGAGCTTGTATGAGGGCCTCGCTTTCAATTCTCGACCGGTCAAGTGTCAGTGGCCAGGATTCACCAACAACCTTGGCATAAGGCAAAGCTTGTTTGACGATCCAGGATTCCTCTGTTGCTTTGTTTTGAACATGAAAAACATAGTTTAAATTGCCATCCCCGATTTCTTTTACGATAAGGGGGGAAGAGGGATCGATAAAATTGTGATGCACTAAAAAGTGAACAACGCTTTCTTGTGTAAATGGTGTATATCCCGACTTAACTTGAAAAGACATGTGTAAGTCCCCTTTCAAAAATGAATAGATTATGTACAGAAGCATTCTTGATTAAAAGACATAAAAAAAGCCTCTTTCCGAAGAAAGAGGCTTGAAGAGATATCCTTCACACCTCTTATCTTCCAGGATAAATATCATCCTGTTGGAAGTAGCACCGTGCCATCTAAGCCATCCTGTAAAGATGTACTTAAGAATAGGTCGGTTGCTGGGCGTCATAGGGCCAAATCCCTCAGCCTGCTCTTGATAAGAGAAAGTTTATGAAATTATTTTACAATTTTTTCGCTTGAAATGTATGTTACAGAGAAACAGATGCATTTGTCAATAATATTTTGAATTTTATTTATAAATATCTGGACGTCGATCTTCAAAGATTGGAATACGACTTCGGATAGATGATATTTCTTCTTCATCAATCAAGCCTGTTAATATCGTTTCCTCTTCGCCTGCTTCTGCGATAATCGTTCCCCACGGATCGATGATTAAAGAATGTCCTCCAAACGCATTATCTGGATCTGCTCCTACACGATTACAAGCAATAACGTAACATTGATTTTCAATAGCGCGGCTAATAAGTAATGCTCGCCAATGATCGGTGCGCTGTTTCGGCCATTCGGCTGGAACGAACAAAACTTGTGCGCCTTCAATGGCATGAAGGCGAAGCCACTCTGGAAAGCGAATATCATAACAGATGAATCCGGCACTTGGGAGTTCTTCAAGTGTGAAGTGGCTTTTCTCATTCCCTGAAACAAGGTATTTCTCTTCATTCATCAATCGAAATAGATGAGCTTTGCTATACTCATGGATAAGCTGCCCATCTCGATTGAAAACGAGCATCGTATTCGTTACGTGATCATGTTGTTGTTTTGCAATCGACCCACCTACTATACTCACCGTATTCTTTTTGGCCAGTTTTGAAAGAAAAGCGATTGATTTTTCTGCATTTGTATCTCCAATTTCATCAAGTCGCGATAAATCATAACCAGTCGACCACAATTCCGGTAAAACGATAATATCTGGTTTGTCGTGAACAGCCTTAGAAACTAGCTCTTCAACTTTAGAGAAATTTTCTTCCGGGTTTCCAAAAGCAATATCAAACTGCAACAGAGCGATCTTTTTCATTGTTTTCTCCTCCTCGCTTACAAAATAAGCTTTACATGATTGTGTATCCAAGATAACATAATTTACTAGAATTTCACGAAAATTTTAACAGGATGTGATTCTTTGAAACAATTTCAAACTTCTGATGCTCTTAAACGATTACCGGAACAATTTTTTGCAAAGCTTGCTGGAAAAGTGAACCGCTATGTAGATGCGGGTTATGACATTATTAATCTTGGACAGGGAAATCCTGATCAGCCAACACCCGATCATATTATCAAGTCCTTGCAGAAGGCAGCTGAAAACCCAACCTATCACAAATATCCGCCATTTCGAGGACAGCCTTTTTTAAAGCAGGCGGCTGCTGATTTCTATCAGCGAGAATTTGGAGTGAACCTTGATCCAGAGAAGGAAATTGCCGTTCTTTTCGGTGGAAAAGCAGGCCTTGTTGAAGTCAGTCAATGCTTACTAAATAAAGGTGATGTGGCACTCGTTCCAGACCCCGGTTATCCTGATTATTGGTCAGGCGTCGCGATGGCTGAAGCGAATATGCAAATGATGCCGTTGCTTGAGAAAAATCATTTCTTACCAGACTATGAAGCGATTCCAGAGGATTCGTTAAAAAAAGCGAAAATGATGTTTTTAAATTACCCAAACAACCCAACTGCAGCTGTTGCAACGAAGCGATTCTTTGAGGAAACGATCAATTTTGCGGAGACCAATGATATTTGTGTTGTGCATGATTTCGCTTACGGTGCTATCGGGTTTGATGGAGAGCGACCAATTAGCTTTTTGGAAACAGAGGGTGCTAAAGACAATGGAATTGAAATCTATACCCTTTCAAAAACGTATAATATGGCAGGATGGCGTGTTGGATTCGCAGTCGGAAATCAATCTGTTGTTGAAAGCATCAATCTACTTCAGGATCATTTTTACGTCAGTCTATTTAGTGCGGTGCAAGAAGCCGCGGCTGAAGCTTTGCTTGGATCACAGCAGTGTGTAGAAGACCTTCGCGAAACGTATGAGTCGAGAAGAAATGTTCTCATTCAAGGACTCCATGACATTGGCTGGGATGTCACTTCTCCAGCGGGATCATTTTTCGCCTGGCTGAAAGTACCAGAATCATTTACTTCAGAAAGTTTTGCAGATTTCTTGCTTGAAAACGTTCAAATTGTTGTCGCACCCGGAAACGGCTTTGGAGAATATGGTGAGGGATATGTGCGAGTCGGGTTATTAACTTCTGAAGATAAGCTAAGAGAAGCGGTCGAACGGATTAAGTCTCTTAATCTCTTTTGATTCAGAAAAATTAAAAAACAGTTTGACAGAATTTGCTGCGTCTGGCATAATTCAAATCAATTACTAAAACGAATAATTGCATACTCTTATCCAGAGAGGTGGAGGGACGAGCCCTTTGAAGCCCGGCAACCGATTTTTAAGTTTTCTTAAAGACACGGTGCTAATTCTCGCAGCAAAAGCTGGAAGATAAGAGGAAGAGCATGGTGATAAAGACCTCTTCCTCGTGAAGGGGTCTTTTTTGTGTGATAAGCGAAGAGTGAAAGGTAAAGACTGAAAGGAATGAACGTGATGAGCCGTCTTATAGCTACCTATCTTGTAAATAATGATCATCAATTAGCCCAGCGTGCCGAATCGATCGCTCTCGGATTAACCGTTGGCACATGGACGAATCTACCGTTATTAGAAAAAGAACAGTTACAAAAACATAAAGGAGAAGT contains:
- a CDS encoding GNAT family N-acetyltransferase: MPYLQTDRLTIIPFSFDLIKAMTNKKELEKLLHVEVPEEFNNVQFEQFLPFHLTDAAISSHRWEGILIHTSDEKVIGTMGYNNLEATNNLEVGYQLIPDYRNKGYAIEMASALVSWAFPDKESNEDKEEMNNVMDRIGLSKLTVESHLLKNKIDKEKFIKENEYM
- a CDS encoding trypsin-like peptidase domain-containing protein; this encodes MGYYDNNETRMKQTKSGRNWFIPSTFGAIVGASIMLVAAPYVSNTDQSSTNQAAVTTASGNVETSNVAYNVSSDITSAVQKAQDAVVSITSYQSQNSGFSLEDPSGQSGQAASSGSGVIYKNEGGKAYVVTNNHVVEGASSVEVTLSNEKKAEAKVLGTDALMDLAVLEIDAKDVEAVAEIGSSSKLQTGEPAIAVGNPLGFLEGSVTQGIISNPSRTIPVDLDQNGQPDYEADVIQTDASINPGNSGGALINIKGQLIGINSSKIAEETVEGIGFAIPIDDAQPIIEELEMTGEVKRPVMGVTPASLAEVPTQYWTGTLNLPEDVESGVVLMGIAPNSPASEAGLKEGDVVVKLDDTEVKDSAALRKYLYSNKEVGDKMEVTFYRDGQQKTVTMTLANQNGL
- a CDS encoding queuosine precursor transporter; translation: MKNQFIDRNLVLFNVLFATSIVIANVLAGKVVMIGSFVIPAAVVMYAFSFLFTDIIHEKYGKEEAKRTVQYGFIAQIFASIMIYLGMLLPVAPFAADTQAAYEILLGQNYRFVLASLAAYLVSQHVDVYVFSLLKKRTSDKHKWLRNNVSTFTSQLLDTTIFITIAFAGTVPNLWVMVLSQFVIKMALALLDTPVFYFLTRLTDTKQQVNNQNPLDA
- the queF gene encoding preQ(1) synthase codes for the protein MNNMDKAWLPSSGPMPRPESVEQAREVIKNESFDAPNVQEITFNALEFTAVCPKTGQPDFGRVEISYVPDEKCIESKSLKFYLWSYRDEGSFCETLAARIADDIVYAIDPLKVTITVYQSARGGIELKTTAIREKATQ
- a CDS encoding YtxH domain-containing protein codes for the protein MQTTTTTVNKEKNGKLVKGILVGAIVGGAVAMLDSTTRNKVRSSAGTFKDSSKGFYTRVKENPGEVKDDWMDRIQSASSVLKEAMNDAQSLYEKVNDDVVDQVNQVKEDSTEVLSSAKEASEDLKDIGSKVKDAGQEVTDSNESEYEPTNIPGSETRTPGSTSVNPKTSPNTKL
- a CDS encoding glycerophosphodiester phosphodiesterase — translated: MSFFHIYGHRGSSGTHPENTLLSFQAAHKAGAQGIELDVQLTKDLVPVVIHDEQLERTTNGIGFVKDFLYEDLVRLDAGQAFSNRFQGTSIPSLKSVLEWITSTSLILNIELKNGLFPYEHLEKKVLDLLTHYQLCDRTIISSFNHYSIQRLAQKTSKVETAILLMEKLVEPWDYLQRVGANSIHIEWGAIDEYFITNTHKRGIPVRAFTVNDPHQIAALKKAGCSAIFTDYPAVAMRTI
- a CDS encoding YmaF family protein encodes the protein MFKGFELPEAHAHYFRGNLEERFNHHHFQILGFSFPINGSSFDQHVHRIEGLTIEEEGHQHRYNVESGPPILLAKGGHYHKFSGETVSKENHEHYFSGETSLPLGNYPLNW
- a CDS encoding ABC transporter permease — encoded protein: MVHFFVKYGTLLVILALIVSFTILNDRFLTYSNFADILRSISIVTLVALGVTFTLIVGGFDLSVGSTVSLATIASAASLVWYRQELLVALLIPIILGIVIGLINAFITIKIRIPDLLATLAVMYIVNGIQLTYTKGFSIYNNMPMDDGTTAPGKFIPSFLFIGQGEIAGVPFPAIFMICCVILVHLFLTYTRAGRLLYMTGSNREAARLSGVAVQRYRTLAYVLSGLFASIAGIVLASRIGTGQVSAGAPLLMDGVAAALIGYSVLGAGKPNALGTFVGAVLIGILLNGLTMLNVPYYAQDIIKGTILIGALAFTFYQNKREIKM